The window acacaggcatgcacacacacacacacacacaataaacagcATTGAGACTATAATGGGATTGCTGTGTGATTCCCACTGGTTTTATTCTGTGAGAGCTCCGCAGAAGCGAGAGTCCTGTCTGCCTGGGAGGTTGGATTCTTCTGCTCAATCCTTTAATATCGTGAGCGATGATTTGGTCTTGACCTGAGAGATTAGCCAAACCCCCGAATGGAAGGTCAGATAACGGCGCAGATGTCTGATCTAatcatatttctatttctattgctgaaagaaaaatgtgcacTCCCACGCTGGATTGCACTCTCTCATTGCCCTTCGAATTTACTTTTTTGACAAAACAGGGTATTGAAGCCCTGCAAATTGTTTGTGTATAGAGATTCGTCCACATTGTATATTTGACGATGAAGGTCTAAACCATGCCACTGCTGGAAAAGACTCAACCgcagacaaaagacagaaactCCGTTGTGACCAGTGCCAGAGCCAACAGGGCAATCCTCCAGAACTACAATAGCCTGGCTCTGATGCGTGTAAGGGAGGCACTCAGTATGAACTTATCTGCAGAATTCCATGCTGAAAATAAGCGATAATAATGCCAGAGCTTCTTTGTTTGCAGGAAAGAAGCATGGGACCAGcaatgaggagctgcagccagtTTGACCTCGTATTAATGGATTGTGGCCAGAGCCCATACAGTCACTCAGAGCCGGATTCccactgcagcagagagcaCTTTCTCTCAAACACTCACATGCATATGTTCAGCAAAACAAAAGCTGTCAGGGCCCTCTGCAGTAGCATGGCCATTACTGTGTGTTTAGTCCAGCTGCACTTGAAATGACAGTGACCCAGAACTATGGGCAGGATTAAATCACCCTGAACATTCAGTCCAATGCACCACAGCTGCCACAGACCCTGCacagcctccctctccctctcccccccccttaTTCCCTCTCATTCCTTCTCTGTTCATTTGtcagacaacagaaaaaacatcctCTATTTCCTCCCGTCTTACATAAACACCCTCTCTGATTCCTCCTCTCGTTTACACTCCTGCTCTTGGCGCGCTCTGATCTCCCTCCAGCCAATTGCCTCCGCTCATCGCCATCCTGGAGAGAATTattcctctgctctgctttgaGGGTGTCAAAGTTGAAGCTCAACGGACGGTTGATGAGACGGGGCGAAGGCCTGCGCTCCGCTCCATCTCCTTTGCGTGCTCAGCCAAGGACAGGGGATGATATttacaccccccctcccttcgACAAACGCCCACCTcccacagcagaggaagaagcttATTTTTGTGCATGTACGTGCATTCGACAGACCCAGAGTGTTTGCAGATTGAATTAGGCTGTAGATCACCGTTGACAGGGCTGAGGCTATCATTAGGAGGGGGAACAGGCTGCTTTATGGGGGTCACAGTCCTGTGGTTAGTGTGGGCGAGTAGTGGAAATGTCCTACAGTTATAGATTGGCCTGTGGATGGAAGTGCAGAAACTTGGAGGGCAAAGCTCCCACATGAGTTGTCAGAAATAATATCGCTAAATGAGTGAGTCTTAAACGAACTGGCTGCATTTCAAGTTCAGAACCTTAGATGTACTATGCATCTAAAAAGAAAGTCAAGGGGGACATGTTGTTCCATGCAGTGTGAGCTGGATAATAAGAGTAATGATAAACGATAACCAGTGACAACCACGACACAGTCAGagctgtaaaaatgaaatattttaattggTGGCTTGATGATCCATTTTTGCAATCATAAGAAAACAAACCCAGACATTATGCATACAGAAAGAGCCGGAGACAGACTGCACACcaatccaaaaataaaataaaaacaaagtctcTATCACACTCTCTtttaacacaaagaaaataagaaataaaaaagatgacaGTGACACCTGGGTTGCTTCATTGTCACGACGAAACGCTGTTAAGACATCAGATATACATAGTGATGAGACATAAAATATTTGAGTATAGCTTTACAGCATCAATCTCTGGAATAATTTCAGCaagagggagttttttttttctttttctttcacactcTCTTCAGGTGAGTATTTCTGAGGATTGCTTTAAGATCTCATGGTCGCTTGAAACTGGAAcgctgaaaaaaataaaagcactctcAGGATGAAGAATCCGTTTTGCTTTCTGCAGTTAAGACTCTAATGAGGAGCCAGATTATTGGTTTGGAGCTCAAACGTGGTCTAATACGAGTCCGACAGTGAGAAAAGAAGATGTGGGCAGAATGCctggagctgcagtgtttttcgAGTCTCCAGTTTCAAGACTACAATGACAGGAGGAAGttgatgtgaaacaaaaaaaaggggggggaaaaTCTCTCTTTCCAGATCCATTCTCTCCATCCCTATTGTATTACTTTGAAGGTTACACAAAAAGCAGCATATTGAGTCTGGATGCGTCCCAATACCTTTCATCATCCCcacttttattcttctcttcccgttaaatcaaaaacaagagCATCCGGGTGATTAGCTGAAATGTAACGAGGGCAATGGTAGATGGTTAAACTGttagtttttcctccttttttatatatatatataaaaaaaaaacactattgttAACAAGAGGATGCAACATGTTATTTATGGTGACACCAAGGAAGCAGTTTGCCTGCATGCATCCTCACATTGCCCCATGGGTGACACAGAATCTGGACTACATTCAGTTGGATTTAATTGCTCTACAACACGTCTTTAAGTGTTTCACACTTTTGAaacctctgtctctcaccttctcCTTTGTTGTTTCTCTTATTGCTCAGATTCTATGTTTGTAAATAGGATTGGGGGGGTTGAAAGCATTTTATCGAATCAGAATCCAGCGTTAATTCTAACTAAGCTtggattttaatatttgtaaattAAGTTGTATCCACCTTTTGTTGGCTGAGGCAGATGAAACAGAGACTACAGAGATCCTCCTCAATGAAACAGGATGCATTCAGCTAACCACACTGATTATATCTGTAGAGAAGTTGACACTCTGTTGGTCTTTTTGATAACCTCACAGTTCCCTCGCAGACGTGATGTGGCGTTTACAAAAGGGATTTGTTCCTGTTCACTAACAAACCATCTTTGGCCAGGGGCAGACGCTGAATTGCAGACAAACAGTCAAAGTTTAATTTTAGCcattatgaaaatattatttatcgTATAATCTGTGACCTGAAAACTCTGAATACTTTGACTTCCCGTCTTTGTGTAAGGAACCGAATCGTACAATGACATGTGGACGCCGATAAAACAACTTGGTTACAGAGTTGTCGTGACCCAACCCTTCTTGTTCATGTGACATGTTGATTTAAAATTTCAggtattcaaagtaaaaaaaaacaaaaaaaacatgggtAATcaagtgatgaggaggagacaataaaagagagggggaaagaaaacagtcGAGGAAAGGGCAGAGGGGAGTATTACTGGCTTGCATCGCTGTCACACGCTGTTGGTTGCCTCcaccaccaaaaaaaaaaaggcgagaTAATTGGTCATGAAATCAGTCATTCACAAAACTCGTTGGACATCCTCTCACTGTCAGGCACACTATTTACAAAGGCATACACATACGCCAATCAAAGGCATACTGTACAtactatttacacacacacacacacacacacacacacacacacacacaagtagtcAGAGAAATTACTGTAGTATAATGCAGATACAATATCTGACAATGATTATGTCTACTATGATCCCAGTACATAGAGGCACTGCTACCTCGCCCCGTGCATTCTTCAGGCTAAATCCAGCTGAAATTAACGGTCACGCTAATGAACCAGGGGTCACCAGCGCCGTGCGGGCCCTTTCAGCAGGTGGGATGGAGGCTTGTGTTGAGACAGACGCTTTCACAATGCAGCTCTTGGTcacaggaaaaaagaagaagaagaagcagaagaagagagaaactgaaaatgccACCCACTGCATTAAGGGCTCACATTGCCATGGTGACCAGTGGTTCCGCAACTCCCATCTCGAGCGTTTGTCTGAGTTAAGGCTTCCAAAGCGCTTGACGCTCACACAGCACGGTTCCTGGCAACAACGTGCAGCAGGCcgtctcccctccctccctttgaTTTCTTCACACCTATATGTGAGATCGGGGTCTGTAATTGGCTGTCGTTCTGTGCAGCACTGAgacgcacacaaaaaaaaaaaaggagaaataatgAACTTGTTAAGCGACAGGAGCTTTGGGAAGCTTTAACAGAGAAACAGGccactttttgtcttttttgccCCCAAGATACAAGGCTTCAGTAATGGCTATGGTCCGTTTGTACGTCAAATCCCATCCATTATCTTTgacttacaaaaacaaaaataaagaaataaaggaatCACTTTTCTTTAGGCAGCAATATTGGTCTCAGTGTTATTACaattctgcttttaaaaaagcaaaaaaaaacaaaacaaaaaaacacaaaaaggtaaaatacaaatgaaatcatCTGAGAATGAGAGTCACTATTTCATGACTGTTCATGGGTGaaatggcagattttttttaagcaGAAAAGCTTTATTACACAACTCAGTACAACTTCTTCTCTTTGCGGCACAGTCTCTCATGTACTCCCACCGTTTGCTATGTTCAGCTCAGCTACTCGCGCGTTCATAGCTTTCCACGGGTTCCTTTGAAACTGGAGCATCCAGGAAGTAGACCGGTCCTTAGCGAGGATTAGCGGGAATTCACAGacttaaaatttgtattttctcatgCTCCATTATCAGGCCACAGAGAACGAGAGGGGACAcggtgggaggaggaggaagctggagagaTGAATGAGATACTCGGTTGTCAGCAACTCTTAAAAATatctctcctctgctcagtcACTAATGATGATGAGAGCGACAGAGAAACTCAGAGGGGGGAGACAGGGTATGCAGGTGCTAATAACAACTGGGCAAACCTCGGTAACATGAGCTGATGCAATCGACCAAGCCCTGGTCTCCATAGCAACCACTCTCATCCCCGCAGCCCAACTCTCAGTTAAGTCTTTGTCATTCATTTGGGTCTTTGATGCCGGCGTCACCTTCTGTGTATGtcagtgtatatgtgtgtgattatgtgtaTGCATTTCACATTACatatgcatgtctgtgtgtttgttctcattCTGCTGCTACCAGCGGTTGATGATCTGGTTCATGTAGTCCTCAGTGGGGAGCCTGCTGCCGGCCTCCTCcgttctccctccctcctcgccctcctcccgctcctccctctccctctcgccGTCCTCCAGTGTTGACACCGAGCTCTGCCGGCTGCGGGAGGGCCACAGGCTGACGCCCAGACCCAGGCCCTGGTGGCTCTGCTGCATGTGGAGCTTGATGcgctgctgccgccgctccTGCTGCCGGGTGTACTGGTAGCGCTGCTGGAACAGGTCCCTGGCGTAGTCGTACAGCTCCATGTCCAGCTCGTTCAACTCCTCAATGCGCTGGACCTAACGAGGAGGGAGCAGATCAAACACTTAGGTTTTTTTCGTAATGAGATTAAGAGAAAATAagaatggaggagaggagactgcagacaggaagagatacagaaacagagaaggaaaaaaaaaatcaacagataGAAAAGGTGAGAAAAGAGAGTGTGAAATTCTATTCTTTATCGACCAAATCATCCCACAATCCATGAAAGCATATGTCTTGTTTGTGCATTGCGTTCCCACAGCATCTGAATCACCCTGAAGATTAAGCAAATTAGACTGATGATGGATGATTGGGTTTATCCGCTTTGTTCTCCCATCgccgctgcctctctctcccatttTATCAAGATCTTTTTCAAAACTATTTGGGGCactgacaacaaaacaatactgttgttttaacattaaaaaaaacttttatgtAGTTGCCTTTCCTTGTCCCAACGTTGACTGCATTGGCAACATTGGGGGGGGTCAGATGACATGGTCACATACTGTGGATAATTTCTAATTCGTGTTGCACATTGAATcgagaaaaacaacaatttcatcatgttttataaCTTTGTAATTTGGTGTAACAGTATAATTATTGGGGGTGGGGAGGGTTGTACAGGCTGGTTATAGTTACAACCTCCCCATCCCCCTcttattgaccttattctgaataacaCGTTATCTAATTTATGATGCTTACATGAGTGGCTAATAAAACAATTCACATTCCTGTTAATATGTTACAGGATTACAACTCGCATCTACATTATGTCCGGACAACAGCTTCATTATTTTTTGAACAAGTGGTAGTACCTCTGACACTGTAAAGCTGAATATTCCCAGAGCAGGAAACTATTGTAAAGTCCACGAGTTCCTCAAAAGGTTCTTGGTCCCTCTGGAAAAGTTTCCCTATTACACGACATTtatacaaatgttttaaaagggCTTCtacagagagagggaactgTTGGCAATATGTGGAGCAAGACAACTGAAACGTGTTTGATGTTAGCTCGGGCAGTGCAGCTGGCTTTATTGGCGCGTCTCATCTGCTGCGTGTGACTACAACACGGAGCgggaaatatatttaattaacaGAATCCCTTTGAAATCTGCGGCGGTGTGCGGAATATCATTTGTAAGCAATGTGTGCGACAACAGAGGGAAGTGAAGCGGCGCATTGATGTTCGGAAATTAGAGATGTTTGATCTGCAGCACGGGGCACACCAGCACAAAGCCAAGGAGACAGTAAATATTCTCATCATCACCTGCTGATgtcatttatttgactttttaaaaatgaattaaatagtGTCTCAATTTCACACAGATATTTAAATTGAAAGTTAATTTAAGAaactagttttttttaaaaaaattttatactttatttacaattttcaGAAACATAACAAAGTGTTGACAGGACATATAAGAAACtagtttttattcaaaatgccacacacacacacacacacacacacacacacacacacacacacacacacacacacacacacacacacacacacacacacacacacacacacacacacacacacacacacacacacacacacagacagaccgacCTGTCAGGCTACAAACCACCACAtgatatttcctcttttttgagATAATAACCGTTGGTCCACCTTCCCACAGCCTCTGTCAGCTGgggtacattttattttctctcctcccttctggGTTTTGATGTATAAATCACCAGTCTGCTGTTTACTGGATTTTTTTGCTGGGAAACGAGCCTAAGAACTCCCACATTGGACCAAAGTGTGAAGAACAtgtttgaagctgctgttttttgttttttttaatggcgaCAGTCAACCCAAATCTTTTCCCACGGAAATGAAACCACCGCGCTCGTCAAGTCTCggtttgtctcattttctcGGTTTTCTGCTCTCAGATTATTTTTCActcagttttaattatttttttaaagaaatgtatttatcttaACAGGACTAATCTTCAATAATGAAATGTTAACTCTTCAATTCTTTAGAGAGACATATAGACACTATACATGTACAGAGTTTAGCTTTTTgcctatttgtgttttttatttatagttattcaAAGGTTTATGGTTTATTTATAATAGATATTACCAATATCTGTATCGGCATCTGTCCCCACAAATTCATATGATCCATGCTGAGCTGAACTAACCGTAGTATTATCCAGGTCCACCCCTGCTGCCCGGGTGCTGTTGTATTGCATGAAGGGCCTGATGAAGCGCAACCTGAAGGTGCGTTCAAACAGGAACTGGGTTTTCCTCTGGTACTCCGTCAGACCGAAGAAGGCCATGTCTCTCAGGTTCTTCTTGGCCGACTCCAGGAGAAGCTGGgccctcttcttctctggaaCTGTGGACATGTTGTAGCAGCCGACCAGGCTCAGGTCTGCCAGCATCCGAACCTATGgtgcagcagaaaataaattattgaatAACTATCTAAGGCAATATATGATGTTTACTCCATTCTTTCTTTCAGCAGGATTGggttgcaaagaaaagaaatcactaCACAACTGAGTGAGCTGTTGTGTTACAGCACAGGAACAGGGACCCAAGACTTAAGACTCACAAGAGTACAGTGTGCACCTCGGCCTCCCGGTCCACAAGGATGCTTCgagtatgtgtgttttgtgtttcagtatgtttcagtgtgtttcagtgtgtgtatgtgtgtgcacgtgtgtgcacgtgtgtcacATTTATAAGTCATGGTACCCTGAGTTATAACAGCCCCGAGCGCAGATGAGATAAGCTGGTCAACACGTTTAGGTGGGAGACTGAGATAGCATGAGAAAAGAAGGTGTGAAACTGAGGTGTTTATTGCCAGCCGGAGAAATCCTGACTGTGCaagggtatatatatatatatatatatatatatatgtgtgtgtgtgtgtgtgtgagatgcgTGTATACTTGTGCAACTCATACACACCTATAATTTTCACATCTTTTAGATTCTCAATGAGTCTGGAAGTAAGAACTCAAATAGAAACTTATTCTCTTTTTGTTAAGAAATCAATATCTGTTGATCTTTGTAAGTTGAAATCAATAACAATTTGAATAACTAATAACAACCTTGGTGTATACAGTGCCTTTCAAGGTACCCAAGGAGATAAAGAATCTATTGGTCAAAATTCTTTGTGAACAGGTGGGCTGTGAGAAGTTTATTGAAAGTGTCCAGAGATGGGACATTATAGATTAGAGGTCTCCGCCACGAGAGAATTCCAGAGGGTGGAGGCTGCCACACTGAACGCCCCGTCACTGAACGCTCTGTGGGGGACGGCGAGCAGACCCGTGTCCGAGGACCGTTAAGGTTCTGGGAAGAGTACAAGGGTGGAGGAGGTAGGACAGGTGCTGGGGAGTCATGGGACATGGAGGGATTTATAGGCGAAGAGGATTTTGCAAATAATGCAGGACTTGACAGGAAGCCAGTGAAAATggatgagggagggggggaaagaaaaacccATGTATCTATTGCGTGTTTGGTTTGTCATGTGGAAATTCACCAAACAATTTTATCTAGTTTTCTGCAGAAATTAAATCCATCAATTGGTGTTTTCCAGTAGACTGGATTAATTGGATTAATGGCACCAGCTGACAACATCAGGACAATAGTCGCATTAGGGAACAAAACAGAGGAGTCCAGCAGACTGGAGAGATGTCATGTCAGGTTCAGTGATGCATGTTGACTAGGTAGGAGTGATATATGGCAGCACCAAGATTGaaatcagctgcagcttttggAGATTGCAGTAAAAGTGAATGGTTGATGGCAGTTCTGCACCGCGTCCGGTTCTGCACCGCGTCCGGTACCTGTGGGTAACCCACCAAAATGTCGGGtaacagatacatttttccCCCATAAATTCAAAGGTACGATTACAAATTAAACTAAGTGCGGATGGGAACttaagtgtgttttttctggagaaattataaattaaaaatgattattaaCATACACAGGGTAACAGGCCAGGGTCCAGATTTGACTTGGAGATAACTGTAGGTAACTGGTCAGGTACAGAGCTTTGAGCGTTCGGTCTCAAAATGGACACGTGAACAGTTTGTGGGCCCTTTCTATCTCTGTAGCATTTCAACTATTTCACTGGCTTCAGCTCGGGGGGGCTGTAGCCGTAACAGTCAATGTGACAAGGGTCTGAGATATCCCAtccatcctttctttcttctccctaCCTGTCTGTTGTTGGCCAGGTTGTACGGACAGTCCATGAACTGCTGCAGGGTGCACCCCGACCAGTCCGAGCCCTCGTAGCAGGAGGGCAGCTCCTCGGGTGTCGGGGTCCGTCCGTCACACATGTGGAGGGAGGTTTTCCACGTGGCGCCCCGCTGCACATGCCTCCACTCGCTGAGGTATCGAGACACAGGGTCCCTCAGCAGAGTGATGTAGTAGAACTTCCTGTCAGgggttaagaaaacaaaaattacattaacaaaTGATTCCCTTACTGGCACAGAAAATTGTCTTTGATTTAAGCTCCGTCGATCAATAAGAGTAAAAACGCTGCATTAAGGAGACTGAAATaaacccagcagcagcacaacctgtgaaaacaacttCATGTATTAGTGTTTCACCCTCTAACTGaattttattgactttttctCCTGGGCGTAACTTCTTGACTGTTCAGATCAAGTGAAACAATTCAACAAAGGGAAGAAGCAAAAAAAGATAATTCTTAAAACAAAATAGGCAATGCATCAGGTGTAATTCCCCAGTTATCCATGTGATGGCACTAGTCACAACACTTTCCTGCAGAAGTTCATTCCACATCCTCGGAACTCAGTGGAGGGAAGACTACAGACTGTGGTTGTCATGCTTAACACAGTATTATTTGCATTAACTTGAAGTGGCCCTGTGATGCACATAGGGGAACTGGGCCGCAGATAAGAAGTGAAACTACAGAGAGTTGATTTGTCAGGCAGAGGATCAGGTCAGTGCTcagcaggaaaagaaagtgcTGGCACAAGCACATCTCACTtcccaacacacacatctccatgCTGCATACATCCTTGtgtctcagacacacacacacacacacacacacacagcaaacatccTTCCTCTGTCCTCACACCCGCACAAAGTATTAGGTCTGCCTCCAAGAGATGACTCATAACGCATCTGAGATTTTGGATGGGACTGTTtgtgatgcgtgtgtgtgtgtgcgtgcaatgTAATGGTGCATAGCACAGTTCAATGTCTCTCCAGAGGGGACACTCCCACCAGAGCAGAGACCTTTCCAGGCCTTCACACTCCAGCTAATTACTGCAGTCTAATCAATCAACACATCCTCATtaaccacacccacacacacgcacactcaacctgtgtgtgtggctatGTGCCTGCAGTGTGTCTGGAAGCGATGGTATGGATTTGTCTGGTCAACAGACGCACGCCGCCGGtcgagaaaacacacacaggcacaaacgCTGCCCTCCTCTACTGGGCTTGCATCACGTCAGAGGAATGTTTGCAGAGAGAAATCTTGTGTGCTGACAGGACTCCACGAAATCGCCCACTTCACACAAgttgcatcacacacacagacagacatagacacacacacacacacatacagagtcTCTGCTTCCATCTCTAAACCTTCGGCTTCCCAGTACAAAGCTCACcccaggagagaggaggggttgCTGGGTGGACACAAAGCCCCAAGTGTCGCACGAACAGTAGCAGTGTCTAGATATTAAAAAAGAAGTTGCTAAGCCCCCCGAAATCCAGTGGCACCAGGGGGAtcctgcacaaaaacacaaccaaaaactCTAAATCTAGCAACAGCTGAGCGCTGGTGCATAATAGAACAACCAAACCCTAAATCCAGCAGCTGCGAGACGATCCTGCACtgaataaaacagcaaaaaaaaaatttcatcAGGGAGATCCTGCACAACTAAGCAACCACACCCTGAATTtatctgcagcacagacagagagagggagcgagagcgagagcgagatccctataaatgaaacaaatctaGTAGCAGCAGGGGGATCATGGACAATGAGACGACTAAACCCTAAATCCAGAGGCAGCTGGGAGATCCCAGGCAACGAACCAAACAGACCCTCAATCCGAGGACAGCGGGGGGATCACGGCCATAGAGACAAGTATCTAAACTCTAAATCCCATCAACCTAAACCTAAAATCTCATCCTCCCCGATCTAATCAAAAGCAGAGGGAGCGGTGAGGCACAGTCCAAGTGGAgcctgcaggagagaggggTACATTATGGAGATTCCTATGATGACATTATCAGGATTCCTAACACTCCC of the Hippoglossus stenolepis isolate QCI-W04-F060 chromosome 10, HSTE1.2, whole genome shotgun sequence genome contains:
- the hs6st1a gene encoding heparan-sulfate 6-O-sulfotransferase 1-A, with amino-acid sequence MVERSSKFLLIVVGSVCFMLILYQYVAPGVINFGSPHGYFTEEDEGDIFPTPDPHYVKKYYFPVRDLERTIDFQIKGEDVIVFLHIQKTGGTTFGRHLVQNVRLEVPCDCRPGQKKCTCYRPNRKETWLFSRFSTGWSCGLHADWTELTNCVPGVLNKKENKQMNLRKFYYITLLRDPVSRYLSEWRHVQRGATWKTSLHMCDGRTPTPEELPSCYEGSDWSGCTLQQFMDCPYNLANNRQVRMLADLSLVGCYNMSTVPEKKRAQLLLESAKKNLRDMAFFGLTEYQRKTQFLFERTFRLRFIRPFMQYNSTRAAGVDLDNTTVQRIEELNELDMELYDYARDLFQQRYQYTRQQERRQQRIKLHMQQSHQGLGLGVSLWPSRSRQSSVSTLEDGEREREEREEGEEGGRTEEAGSRLPTEDYMNQIINRW